In Nymphaea colorata isolate Beijing-Zhang1983 chromosome 10, ASM883128v2, whole genome shotgun sequence, the genomic stretch CTAAAGAGAATATTAATGTGTATGATTATATTGTCTCTcatgatgacatgaatgcaaatcatataggtaatgcatcagatccagatgaGTTAAATatagatcatactgatgaacacgaTCAGGATGTAGACAtataaattgaaaatgatcaattatcTATTCGTAGATCTATAAGGGTCAGTAGATCTGCCATATCATTAGACTATGTGATAtacctacaagagcctagtgatttcatagatgttgatgatgatcctttcacatttattgaagccgttgaaagcaaacaatacagGCACTGGATTAATGtcatgaaagaagagcttgactctatggctaaaaaccagacatggagCCTTGTGTCGTTGCCTGAAGGAGTTAAACTTATAGGGtgtaaatgggtctataagaccaagagggactctaaatcaacatagagagatacaaggcaagattggttactaaaggattcacacaaatggagggcattgactataatgagacatatttaCCTGTCTCTGCTAAAGACTCAATGAGGATCGTCCTTGCatttgtagctcattttgacttagagctacatcagatggatgtgaaaacggctTTCTTAAATAGTGATTTGAATGAAGatgtatatatggatcaacctcaagggttttctgagagtggtaaagatcatttggtttgcaagtTTAATAAAGtgatttatggacttaaacaagcctCACGTCAATAGTACTTAAATTTGccgaagtcattacgacttttgggtttacaaAAATCATCATTGATCGATGTGCTTATCGtaagacatgtgggagtaagttcataattttgactttatatgtggatgacattttacttgcttcaaatgatcttcaattgttAACAGAGACCAAACATTTTCTTGCATCTCaatttgagatgaaggacatgggtgaggcttcataTGTTCTTGGCATTAAGATTCGTCGAGATAGATCTAAATGTattttaagtctctcccaatcagcatacatcaataaagtacTTAAGagatatgggatggagaattgttctcctatttcggcaCCCATAGCTAAAGGTGATAAATTGAGtctaaatgattgtccaaatgacgaatttgaaaaggcacaaatgatcaacattccatatgcatcagcggttggcagcttgcagtatgcgcagaTTTGCACTAGGCCTGATATTTCCTTTGCTATTGGGATGTTTGGTAGATTTCAATCTAATCCAGGCATGgcacattggaaggccgtaaagagagtcatgcgatACTTACAAGgaacaaaagattacatgttgacatatcgcaaggtggaccatttagaagtgattggctattctgacGCTGATCTTGTaggatgtaccgatagtagaaagtctactactggttttgttttccttctatcaagAGGTGTCATCTCATGGGGGAGTAAAAAACAGACTGTGATTGCTGCTCacaccatggaagcagaattTATTGCATTATATAAGATTACATCGcaggcaatttggataaagaatttcatttcacagctcaagatagtggaagctattgatagaccacttaaggttcactgtgataatgaagttgcagtgtctttttccaacaacaacaaaagtactaattcttgtaagcatatggaacttaagtattttgttgttaaggaaaggacagagagtcaactagtgtgtattcaacacattgaAACTACAGATATGGTTGCAGATTCTCTTACTAAAGCACTAACATCTGGTatgttttttgaacatgttaagagaatgggtttgtgtagttcaatgtaaacacagTACTAtacaaacatttatgaatgtgatcacatacagtttgttgattatcattaagtttgttgtcaatttattttgtattctcatttgtttattgagaagttttgtaagacaacaaagGTGGGACCTTAGAATAGATTTTAaggctaatccattcattttgtttacccttgatatcgacttggactagtgggagattgttggggtttacccatctggatagtccagcgtcgatacgggtccatatctgtTTCGGACctttaagtataaatactcgtgtcttgtgatggtgagagatacattcagtttttaccgtctgggtaatcgatCCCCTTAGCTATACGTGAATTGTCTGTCCCCATCattgggctgctatggctgaggagagaaacccaccACCGCTGCCGCTGCTACTTTCGTTGGgcaacgactctatggggattGTAGCTGTTCTACCAACAGctgccgacattcagtcggtggtcgcctctacaggttctacttccTCTCTATGAAACACATGGATCCATgaatttctttcaatttctgcattttctttggTACGCTATCTTGATTCATCGCAAAGCTCCTACAAGATCCTCCAACGATTGAAAGCGATTGCATTTCAAGAACCCAAGGTCGTGCAAGCAAGGGTAGGGTTCTTGGTTCTGAGCAGGTAGAGCGTCAAACGAAAGGAAAATCAGAACCCTTAATCGAGTAAGAGGGTTTTGAAAGCTCATAACCCTCGCTaaagaggaggaaagagagaaagataaatgAGAAGAGGAATGTAAACAGCAGAAAACTTACCTTTAGTCTCACCCACTACCGCCGGTCATTGAATCACAGGGGTTGCCAATTGCCATGGATGCCATCATAGCCTTCAGTGGAGGATGAAGGAGAAAGGGTGAGGAGAGATGAAAGATAAGATGATAAGGAGGGTGGACGAGATAGGtggggagagaaaaagagagggaaagatgaaTGACATTACAGTTAAAAGTAATGGATGAAGGAAGcgggtgaagagagagagagaaaaaaaggaacaaatggAAACTCGTGACAGCAAGCAATGAAAGTAAAGAACAATGGAAAAACAATGACGGTCAAAAGGTATTTATCTACCCTGACTTCCATCACATCATTTGTCTTATTTTCTTCCTCAATCTTAGCATGTTTTACTGACGACACAACGCTGTCGACAGAGATTTGGAGTTTACTGACATGTTTCCGTCGGTGTAGGTGAACGAATACGACGGTCTTCTTTACCATCACTGAAAGTTTCAACAACATCATTTACACTGACAGATAGTGTAAGCAGTCAATAATACTAATACTGACGGTTTTTCTTGTCTTACTGAAGTTGTCCTCCGGTCATAATTGCAAAGATGATAGCAGCCATGCCaagaaaacttaaaaacttGTTGTGCTTATATGTTCCAATATTGTGTACCATAATTTTGTAGGACTACTTGCACGAGTGTGAGACCGCTACTAACACGAGTGTGAGACCGCTACTGACCTATGTCACCAgaatgcggggtgcgggtgcggatgcgggtgccggtgcaatacatctcaaaaaattacggTGCGGAGGTGCGGCGCAtcgagggtatttattattattattaattttttattattattatatattaataatatcaaatttgatattattaatgcACCCTATTGAAGATCTGGGTGCGGCCGTGGGAAGCGGGGAAGATGTTAATGGACCCTATTTTGTGAGCACGACTGGCACTATTCGGTTTTTAGATAAAACAAGGAGCAGCGTATCCGGTTTTAGTTTCCACGTTTATGTGTAGTTCGTGAAACGTGACGGCTACCACCCATCGATTAGGCTGCCACATGTACGCCACAGCTCCCATCGCCACCAATGATCTTCCAACAGTGAGAGGCAGAGGTAGTAAAGGCATTCACAGACACCAAGGggggaagagaagaggagaaggcGAGCAAGGAAGAGACGCAGGTAGGAGAGGGAAGTCATGGCCATCGGCAACGGGAAGGAGTTCAAGCTTGTGGGCTTCAAGAACTTCGTCCGGACGAACCCCCGATCGGACCAGTTCGACGTCAAGCGGTTCCACCATGTCGAGTTAGTTATATCCATGTAATCAAGACATTGGCAGCAGTTAGTTATATCCATGTAATCCCTGTTAAAAACAGAGGAGAAGTAAAGCAGTGGAAGCTTTCGGTGATTCTTCAGCCACGATTCAGCAGCAGCACCTGCAACAAAATagaagaggaaaggaagaagaaagagaaattgattttggggGTTTGCTTCTGAGAGGCGCAGGTTGATTACTCAACCATCATCGGGTAGATGAATAGAAGCTGGGTTTTATATACCGCCTCTCAGGATTTCCCCAATCCCAGCTACGGTTATGGCATGGAGAGTTATGGTAAGAATGTAAACATCTACATTAAATTTGTAAACTTATTTCCCATTTTAATTTTGTAACTGCAGAATCTTCTTTGCAGTTACAAAGgaaggatagggctcagggccactatccaacatctcccacttggccatgagaccaccagtttgcttccactacatgtgggttttcttttactaagttacgaggttttccttaattggtttgtccatcgtaacttgaattttgCTCAAGGTTTGTAGCGAGGTTTTCTATTCAAGGTTCTTCcatcgcaacctttcaaatatatctcagCCCCATATGAGCTACATGCTTGGTAAACAAGTCTTCTGATATTCCTTTGGTCAGGGGATCTAGTATCATATCATTGGTAGGCATGTAttcaactgagatttcatttttctcaatcatttcatggacataatggtatttcaccattatatgtttactctttgagctcatagctccatttttcataagtgatATCGCTGtctgattatcacaatatagttgaactggttcatgatcaagatctaatttcaagtctttcaagaaccgatttatccagacagcaaaTGTGGTGGCAACATTACATGCTACATAttctgcttcttgtgtgtgttgagcaacacatccttgtttcttacaggaccaggctattgctccacctccaaagagaaaTACATATCCAGATGTGGATTTACTGTCATCTTTACAACCAGCAAAATCTGCATCGGTATAGCCAACAACATTAAGCTCATTCGCTTGATaagacaatttcagtcctttagttccttttatatatcgaaaaattcttttaaccGCTTGCCAGTGAGGCCAACCAGGATTACTTTGGTAACGACTCACAAGACCAACAGGAAAGCTTATGTCTGGTCTTGTACaaagcattagatacattaaaCTACCAACAGCCTGTGCATAAGGAACAtgcaatttttgttgttcttctccAGGACAATCGCTCCTACTTAGATTTGCTCATTTAGCTATCGGAGTTCCAATTGGTTTGCAATCTTGCATTCgaaatttctttaagatataatcaatatatcgttcttggctcaaactcagaattctcgagtctctatctcgagtgatctttattcctaatatgTAGGAAGCTTCACCCATatccttcatttcgaagttctTATTCAACCAagtctttgttttggatatcaTACTGTTATCGTTTCCAGTCAACAGAATACCATCGACATATAAAGATAGGATACAGAAGAGACTCCCACTTTTCCAAACATATACACACTGGTCTAGTTGGTTTGCTATGTATCCAAGCTTTGTAATTGCTTTCTGAAAAGCAAACTACCACTGTCTTGGAGACTGCTTCAATCCGTACAATGATTTATGTAGCTTGTACactttatcttcattttctctGATGATATATCCCTGCGGTTGTGTCATGTGTATTGTTTCCTTTAATTCACCGTTCAAGAACGcagttttcacatccatctgatgaaTATCCAGGTCATAGAAGGCTGCGATaaccaaaattattctgattgatgcaaactttgctACCGGAGAATAAGTTTATAtgtaatcaattccttccttttgggaaaaacctttcgccacCAGCCTTGCTTTAAACTTTTCAATTGTTCTGtcagctttatattttttctttagcaCTCATTTGCACCCAATGGGTCTTCTATccttaggaagatctactaattctcaaactttattcttttctatggattcgATTTCCTCATCCATAGCGTTCACCCAATCTGATGATTCATGCGAATTTATCGCatcatcatatgtcagattgtcagacatttcgtcaatatctGTTAAACAGCATAGCTCCTCTgcaagatatacataataataacTCAAATATGAAGGTggagctctaggtcttttaCGACCTAACAAAGTCTGAGTTGATAAGGTATTTGGATCAATTGGTTCATTGCCTAACTGTTCCCCAGTCGGTTCGTTACCAGACTGTACACCAGACAtttcatgctcagttggttcattaccaaactgatctcCAGTatgttcattaccagactgtatttcagaaatttcatgctcagttggttcattaccaaactgatccCCAGTCTATTCTATCAGACTGTACTACAGGCAattcatgctcagttggttcattgtcaAACTAATCaacagtcggttcattaccagactgttctCCAGCcggttcattgccagactgaTCCCCAGTCAGTTTATTGCCAGACTgatcatctgaataaatcagatcctccAGTAGATCTTTATGATCTTCCACTGGATTATTGTCTTTGTCATTGAGTTCTTCAAGAAACTCTACATCTCTACTTTCTATGAGCCCCATAGTAGAGTGGTATAATCTGTGGCCTTTGGATccttttggatatccaataaacacacatcttactgatctgctatctagtttatccatttttggatttaaaactTTTACATGTGCTACAGATCCTCATCTCTTGAGATGTCTTAAGTTTGGTTTCACACCAGTCCATCTCTTATAAGAAGTAGTTGGGACTGCCTAGATTTATAGTATACATGGCTGTTAACACAGCCTCTCCCCAAAAAACTTTGGGTAATTGTGcacctgccaacatggatctcaccatgttcaagagggttctgttgCACCTCTCAGCAACACCATTCTGTTGCGGTGTCCTAAGCATTGttctttgcctattaattccaaggtctttgcagtgttcgaggaattcatttgatgtatattcaccTCCTCGATCATACCTTATAACCTTGATATTTTtcccaagttgtctctcgacttcagatttatattctttgaattttttgagtgcttctgacttatatttaataagataaatataaccaaatcttgagaagtcgtcaataaaGGTTATGAAGTATAACTTGCCACTATGTGTTTGGACTCTAAAAGGTCCACAAATATCGGTATGGATTATTTCCAATAAATCAGTggcccgaattacttcagaTGGAAATGGTTTTCTTGCCATCTTTCCATATAGACACGCTTCACATTTCGTGAAATCATTTACATTTATGTCAGGTATAataccttgttgtgctagagtcttCATCTTATTGATGCTTACATGGcctaatctttcatgccatagaTTTGTACTCACATTCATTGCACAATCAATATAAGCAGAACTGGAAgatttattcatttcattgagtttgaacataccatgttcctTAACATATTTTTCATCGAACATGGTCCTCCCATGTTTTCCCACTATAACTTTTCCTGGAACAAAACGAACTTCAAAACCCTTTCCAGTCAAAGCTGGGACTGACACTAAGTTCCTCCGTATGGATGGAACATACAAGACTTCAGTAAGAATGACGCTTGCACCCCCAACATTCAGTCGATATGTCCCAACTCCCATTACATCACAGTATGAGTTGTTACCCATATAAACTTTTTTGCATTCCTGGACTCAGGTTTTCCATACGAATCATgccttcttttgtctttgcaatgtgaCGAGTAGCCCCCGAATCAACCCACCAACCAGTTAGATCTTCATCTGCAAACAAGCACTCTGACACAACACAAATGACTTCTTCATTGTAGTCCTCAtgatcttttcctttgtttttgttgttttgactCTTGTTGTCCTTCTTGTTCGAGAATTTTGTCCTGCAGTTCTTTTTTATGTGTCCAAACTTCCcacatctgtagcatttcactacagttccttgagtTCTTGGAGTTCCTGCAAAATTGTCTTTGAACTTGCCAtcgcttttctttttaaaatctttagaTCTTATAGGCGCAAgatttgttggtttttcttgaaCATTCATAAGTTATGCATCATTTTTCTTGATCAAATGTTCTTGCTGAATAGCTAATTGTATGGGGAGTTTCTCTAGAGTCAAAGTGTCAAACTGAAGACTCAACGCTGTGACAGCCATATCCCAAGAAGATGGTAAACTATTTAGAATGGTGTATATTTGCATGTTATCAGATATTACATTTCCCACTACTGCTAGGTccttagccatgaccaacattttGTTAACATGGTCAACAACTCTATCTGATTCATTCATTTTATACGAGGTATATTGTTCTAGCAACAATTGAACATGCATAGTAGTAGTGgtgttgaatttggatgaaaTACTATCTAACATATCTTTTGCTATTGGACAGTCTTCAAACACTCTGATCAGATCGTCTTCCATGAATGTTAACATGATGGTTTTGGCCATCAAGTCATCATTCTCAAAAGCCTcatattccttcttttcctcatcaGTAGGTTTGTCTCATAAAGTAGGAAAGGGTTTGTTGATCACATAAATCAGTCTTTCTAGAGTTAAGGCCAACATGATCCTACGtttccatgcatgaaaattatttccagtgagtttttcagtcttagCTAGTTCagaggctcccactcttgaagtcattttttgaagaacctggctctgataccactgttaaAAACAGAGAAGAAGTAAAGCAGCGGAAGCTTTCAGTGATTCTTCAGCCACGATTCAGCAGCAGCACCTGCGACAAAATagaagaggaaaggaagaagaaagagagaaattgattttggggGTTTGCTTCTAAGAGGCGCAGGTTGATTACTCAACCATCATCGGGTAGATGAACAGAAGTTGGGTTTTATAGACCGCCTCTCAGGATTTCCCCAATCCCAGCTACGGTTATGGCATGGAGAGTTATGGTAAGAATGTAAACGAAAACATTAAATTTGTAAACTTATTTCCCATTTTAATTTCGTAACTGCAGAATCTTCTTTGCATTTACAAAGgaaggatagggctcagggccactatccaacaattCCCATGTTCACTGGGGAGTAGGCTGACCTTCAAATCAGCAGCAAAGACATCCTTTATAAGTTTCGTTAGATAATATGTAAGTCAAGCCTTTGCGAGCGCATGagagtggcggagccacatgggcagttgcccaaattagtcttttaaatttttttatttttaaataagtatctttaaacatttatttttataaataagtGTTTCATTAGACATGATTATTTTTAACGAGTGTCCgtccaaccaatttttctggctccgccataTGAAGATTCTACTACTAAAACAAAAACGTCTTTCATCCACCATTTTCTGCATGCTCCATGAAACACcaaagaaatataattttccaggccatcaaatggTTGAAAAGTCATTcaccatgaaatttttttcatcccCATTTTAAAACTTAGAATAGCTTTTCTAGAACACGTTTCCATGAAGACTTATTCCACGCCATCTAGCGACCGTGGACAAGGGAACGCTTTGAGAGGTATAGCTTTCTGCAATGATATGCCAAACTTGGTTCCCACATCAAGTTGCTCGGGAGCCATTCCGTCAGGGAGcttccatgaaaatgaatgaagcaGAGAAGCCAACACCAGATGAACCATGCGGACCCCTAAGGGCATGCCGGGGCAGATCCTCCTTCCGCTGCCGAAAGGGATGAAATGGAAATCCTTTCCTTTGAAATTTATATCAGAATTTAGAAATCTCTCTGGTAAGAAGGATGTTGCATTTTCCCAGCAGGCGGGGTCACGGCTGATGGCCCACGTATTGACAAGAACTTGAGTGTTCTTAGGGATGGTGAAGCCTGCTACCTCTGTAGTTACATCTGCTCTATGTGGGATGAGAAGAGGAACCGGCGGGTGCAGCCGCAGGGTCTCCTTCACCAGTGCTTGTAGGTAAGGGAGCCGCTCGATATCAGACTCCTTCACGGGACGTTTTGTGCCGATGGCCCGTTCCAGCTCGAGCTGAACTGCGGACATCTTGCCTGGGTGTCGAAGCAGTTCGGTCATGGCCCATTCTATGGTGGCAGAAGGTGTGTCGCTTCCAGCAATGAACAAGTCCTGTTTTACCAAGAATTGACAGTGTAATTTGGTCAAATACTTGGTTATTTAATAGTAACGAAGAATGGCGACACAAAGTAGCATAACATGTGGTAATAGCTATAGAAATGAaggtttagaaaaaaatttaaaagaataaaaaaattaaaaactatacttaatagtaaaaaatttctaaaatactcCAACCCTCTCTTTTTTGATGGGGTATATATTTATTGTGTGCAGCATTGTGCACGCTACTCCATCTTGGCCACAGGGACATGTCatcagatgttttttttttttcagacaactaatttatattcttttaatatctttcttttcttcgtttgttctttattcttttcctaAAATATACAACATGAAGCTATATGCCATGCTACTATAATTTTCCTAAACTATAACTTTATTTAGGCAAAGGAGTCGTTTGCTATACAATTGATTCAATTTTTAACTGTGGTTAACAGAAGAACATACTTACGAGAAGGTAAAACGAAAAGATCCTTTTGAAAGTACCCCTACAAAGTAaagtttttcaagaaaaacagaGCAGGTAAAATAATAAGCTTtgatattgaaaatttgagatcTTTCCCAGAATCGCTCGAACTCGGTATGAAATCTACTTGACAAAATTTATTAAACTATATGTGATTGGCTTATGATTCAGGCTCTTGTAAGAAAATAATATACATGAAACGAAGAATAAAGAAGAGTGGGGTTGAATAAAAGGGATCTCACCGTTAAGAGAGGCCTGATATTCTCCCTGGTGAACCCTGAGCTTGGCTTCCTGGTGAGTTCAAGAAGCACTTCCAAGAAATCACcatacttcttcttcttccctccgTTTGCAGCTGCATCCGACTCCATGCGCTTGTCGATCAATTGGTCAAACACACCATACAACCGCTTTAAAAGAGTTCTAGTTCGACGCCGCAGACCTTGAGGATCGACCCACCGGAGCGCCGGGAAGAAGTCGGAAAGGTTTGGCTTTGCGCCGAGTACTAAAAGCTCCCACACAATGCTCTTGACCTCTCCGGTCGACTCCGACTCCAGATCCACCACGTCCTGTGAAAAGATGGTGTTGGCCACCAAGTTTAAGGCTGTTCCGAAGGCGCACTCGGCAATATTGACCAGACGTCCGGCTGCACATGCCGTGTGAACATGCCGGAGAAGGGCTTGAACTTTTTGCTCCCGGAAGCCTGTTAACGTGTCCAGTCTCTTGGGCGTGAACAGCTCGGTGTTGCAGATCCTTCTCAACTCTCTCCATCTTTCTCCGTTCTGACTAAACACCAGCGAGTGGTGGTGGTAGTCCAACACCTTGACGGCGTCTCCGACGGTTCGGCCCGCAAACGCCTGGTCGTGCTTATGGAGCACCTGTTCGGCCATCTCAGCCGACGAGACCACCACGGTGGTGATGAATCCGAGCTGCAGCGCCATGAGCGGACCATGCAGCTGAGAGAGTCTAGCGAGAGACTCATTGGGCATGCTGCCGAGTTCGAAAAGGGACCCGACCACCGGAAAACCTACCGGACCCGGTGGGAGCTTACTGGTTTTCCGGAAACGGATCAGATTGAAAATATACAGGGATGGCAGGAGAATACAGAGCCACAAAATCAGATCGGTGCTTAGCTCAGCCATTTCTCCACTCCCTCTTAGTCGTTGGAGTCGTTGGAGCGGATCTTTTTAGCCTCTTGGAATGTCAGAGCATTAATTAGCTTGCCCACTTGTTTGAATTGCTTTACCCTGCACAAATTTCTTATGAGATAGGTGCGAACGATAATGACTCCCCTTTTTCAACATGGGTGGGCGGAGATCTCCTTTCAACATGGGTGCGCGGAGATAGGTGTGAGCACGCACGTATATTGCTcgaagcaaaacaagaaaatttgtaTGAGAAGagttaaattaaagtttttaaattttaactattacgaaaatatcattttttaaaatttttatatacaaaaaaaaatttataatttacatgtaaattttaaaaaaaaataaagtaaggCCAAGGTCCATGCGGACCCTACCTTGCCTCATGAATTACATACCCATAAAAAATGCTAATTTTTATATCGACATCTTATAGTAATTTTTTCCATAAATGTTGATGTCTCATTTAGCTCCACCCTTGTTCTTCTGTTAATATGCAAGTCAATCTAGTGTCCATAACATCTTATGATCGCACAACAGAAATCAACCAAGAGTTGAACCTTGTTTCATGGTGTTGTCCCAACAAATTAACGTTATATATAGTTGTCTCCTTCTTCATAAAACAAAAACGTTTTAGCCCTATAAATTTCCAGACCAGGTTATATATTATGGTCCTAACAAGGACCATATATTATGGGTagaaaatgactaaaatatgcCAATTCATTACAATTGATTAAATAGAAGAACCTTCCCTTTAAATTTATTACAAATTATTacatttaagtttaaatttgaattcatgatgGTAATAatgtaagcaagaagaaaacaagaaagaaatggaaagataTGAAATGGAGATAGCTTTCTACATTCAAGTTAAAGGATGTACCATAGAACCACATGTTCCAAAAGTAGCACTAGGGGCAAGTGAAAGGAACAGTTGCTTCTAACTCTCGCATACCACCTAAAGATCACTCAAGAAGCATTCCGTTGCCGGTTAAAGGTGAGTTGCCATGATTTTAACCTAATTGAGTTGAAATTCTTCATATGACATGCTTTGGGAAGATATCAAACATCTGTATCTGTAGCTCTCCAAATTCTTTGAGTAATTGGCatgtaaaaatatgttaatGAAAACCTGAAATAATCGGAAGGCATTCTTCCCTTCGTTTTCTCTTCAGCAGTTTCTTCCTTATGATTTCTTCTACCCAACTTCAATTCTATGGAGGTCACAATCTGtgaatactttttttttctttttcattatctgTGTATCtgtaatttcaaatcctaattaCTCAACATTTTTCATCAGCTTTTACGACTAATCGGACAGTTATTTAGTTTACTGGCTAATTGTTTAGATGTTGATTTCTACGAGCATGAACAATCAGGGATGCCATTTGCAAACATTATGAAAATATATCAACTTCTTATTTGGCGGCGATCTTTCAAACGGACCAACTTTAGTGTTTGCAGCCGGCCATTCAGAAAGAAGGTTGGTCGCGGAGGctagtaaaaaaacaaaaccaattaATGTTTACGATTTGCATTGAACGTCTG encodes the following:
- the LOC116263349 gene encoding geraniol 8-hydroxylase-like encodes the protein MAELSTDLILWLCILLPSLYIFNLIRFRKTSKLPPGPVGFPVVGSLFELGSMPNESLARLSQLHGPLMALQLGFITTVVVSSAEMAEQVLHKHDQAFAGRTVGDAVKVLDYHHHSLVFSQNGERWRELRRICNTELFTPKRLDTLTGFREQKVQALLRHVHTACAAGRLVNIAECAFGTALNLVANTIFSQDVVDLESESTGEVKSIVWELLVLGAKPNLSDFFPALRWVDPQGLRRRTRTLLKRLYGVFDQLIDKRMESDAAANGGKKKKYGDFLEVLLELTRKPSSGFTRENIRPLLTDLFIAGSDTPSATIEWAMTELLRHPGKMSAVQLELERAIGTKRPVKESDIERLPYLQALVKETLRLHPPVPLLIPHRADVTTEVAGFTIPKNTQVLVNTWAISRDPACWENATSFLPERFLNSDINFKGKDFHFIPFGSGRRICPGMPLGVRMVHLVLASLLHSFSWKLPDGMAPEQLDVGTKFGISLQKAIPLKAFPCPRSLDGVE